The following is a genomic window from Burkholderia cepacia ATCC 25416.
TCGGCATCACGGTCGTGATCGTCACGCACGATATCGAGGAAGCGCTGAAGCTCGGCGACACGATCGCGGTGATGGACGGCGGCCGGCTGCTGCAGGTCGCGCCGCCGGCCGAGATTCTCGGCAAGCCGGCGGCCGGTGTCGTCGAGCAGCTCGTCGCGGGCGTCGACCGGCCGCTGCGCCTGCTCGCGCTGACGCCGATCGACGCAGTGGCCGAACCCGGCCATGCGGACGGCGAGCCGATCGACGCGACGCGCACGCTGCGCGATGCGGTGTCGGAACTGCTGTGGCGCGGTGTCGATGCATTGCCCGTCGCCGACGGCGACGCACGCAACGCGCGCGGCGCGCGCCGCATCACGCTCGACGCGATCCGCGCGCACGCGAGGCAGCCCGCATGACGACGCCGGATGCCACGCAACGCACACGGCCCTTGCGTTCGCCCCTGCCCCGCCACGTTGCCGCGTTCACGGCGCGCGCCGCCGCGCTCGCGCTGCTGCTCGTGCTGCTGGTGCGGCCGATGTGGCTGCAGGGCCTTTTCGCACCGTTCGCGGACAACGGCGCGCCCGTCATCTACGATCGCGCGAGCCTGCTCGACCTGACGCTCGCGCATCTCGGCACGGTCGCGCTGTCGAGCCTGATCGGCACGATCGTCGCGGTGGCGGCCGGGATCTTCGTCACGCGGCCGGCCGGCGCGGATTTCCTGCCGGTCGCGCGCAGCGTCGTCGACATCGGCCAGACCTTCCCGCCGGTCGCGGTGCTCGCGCTCGCGGTGCCGGCCGTCGGCTTCGGGCTGAAACCCGTGCTGATCGCGCTCGTGCTGTATGGCCTGCTGCCGGTTTTCGAAAGCACGATCGCGGGGCTCGAGGACGTGCCGCGCGATGTCGTCGACGCCGCGCGCGGGATGGGGATGAGCGGCTGGCAGCAACTGGTGTCGGTCGAGCTGCCGCTCGCGTTCCCGGTGATCGTCAACGGCATCCGGCTCGCGGTCGTGATCAATCTCGGCACCGCGACGATCGGCTCGACGGTCGCCGCGCGCGGCCTCGGCGACGTGATCATCGCGGGCCTGCAGACGTCGAATACCGCGTTCGTGCTGCAGGGCGGCGTGATCGTCGGGCTGCTTGCGGTACTCGTCAGCGATGCGATCGGGTCGATTGCGCGAGTGGCGAGCGCACGGCGCGCCTAGAAGACATCGCGACATTTTCCAAGGGAGAAGCCGTGGCTGTCCTGGACACCGGCCCGTTTTTTCATGGCACGAAAGCGGATTTGCGGATCGGCGACTTGCTGACGGCGGGCTTCAGATCGAATTACCGGGATGACGTCGTGATGAATCACGTTTATTTCACGGCCCTGCCCAAGGGCGCCGGCCTTGCCGCGGAAATGGCCAAAGGCGACGGCAAGCCGCGGGTCTATATCGTCGAGCCCACCGGGGCCTTCGAAAACGACCCGAACGTCACGGACAAGAAATTCCCGGGCAATCCGACGCGCTCGTATCGAAGCACATCGCCCTTGAAGATCGTTGGCGAACTCGATCACTGGGAACCGTACGATCCGGCGTTCATTCAGCAACTGAGAATCCGCATCGAAACCGGCATCGGCGAGATCATCAACTAGCGGTCATCCGGACTCCGATGCGTGTCCACGCAACGATCGCCGCGTCGATCGTTGCGAACGTCACAAGCCTACACATCGCTTTCATTCGAGCCGGCACTCGACCGTCTTGCCCGATTGGCCGATATACTATGCGCCTCCCATTTCCCCGCACTCGACCATGCGACGACGGTTTTTCTGGCTGATCGTGCTCTCGCTCGGCATTGCGCAACAGGTATCGGCCCAGCAAACGCCCGCCGTGCCTGCCTCTGCGCCCGACGTGCTGGCATCGGCGCCGGCTGTCGCCTCCGCGCCGCTCGCGAACGCCGACGATCAGCCGAACGAAGCAAACCGCCGCATCACGTCCTACCTGACGAAGAAATTCGGTGTCGCGAAGGAGCGGGCCGCCAAGCTCGCCGATATCGTGAGCGTCACTGCGACGAAATATTCGCTGCCTCCCGCACTCGTTTACGCCATCATCTCGATCGAATCGCGCTTCCAGGAAAAGGCGCGCGGCCAGCACGGCGCGACCGGACTGATGCAGGTCGTGCCGTCCGCACACCGCGGCATGCTGCGTAACGTGAAGGACCTGACCGAACCGAATGCGAACGTCGAGGCCGGCTCCCGGATTCTCTCCAGCTACGTGAAAGCGGCCGGCGGCAACGTGCAGGCCGGGCTGAAGAGCTACAGCGGCGGATCCAGCGCGTATGCGGCGAAGGTCATGCAGCGGGTCGATTCGTTCCGGTTCGTGCTCGAACCCGACGACGACGCGAAAGCCGCGAACGAGACGAAGGCGCGGATGGTGCCGGTGAGCGAATCGACGTCGACATCGACGTCGGCGCGCAACGCGCAATAAGCAAGTACGTCGCACACGTCCCGCCCCACGACTCCCTCTCCGCGCATGCGCGACACGATCCGGTACGCCACCCGCCTTCTCGCCGTCGCCGCGCTCGCGAGCGGCGCAGCGTCCGCGTTCGCCGCGGTCGATTGCGAACGGCAGGGGCCGACGATGGATGCGGTACGCCGATGCATCGTCGACAACAACAACCAGGAAGTGGAACGCGCGTACCGGTCGCTCGAACGCAAGACCCGGCAACGCAACCCCGATGCGGCGAAACAGCTCGCGAAGTCGCAGGCAAGCTGGCACGGCTTCGCGAGCGACACCTGCGACTACGTCAAAACCGCCAATCCGCAGCAGATGATTCCGGACGACGCGTGGCTGAACTGCTGGGTCGACTTCAGCCAGGCGCGCGTGCGCATCCTGAAGAAATGGGAAACGCAGGGCGACGCGCCGCAGCCGGCGCAGCAGTGAACGGCGGACGATCGTCCGCGCAGCCGCCCGTCACGCCTGCGCGAAATGCGCGCGCAGATACTCGATGAAGACCTGCGTCTTCGCCGGCAGCAAGCGCGTTTCCGTCATCGCGTAGACCGGAACGGGCGCGCCCTCCCAGTCGGGCAGCACGCGACGCAACCGGCCCGCGGCCACGTCGTCGGCCACGACTTCCGCCGGCATCTGGATGATGCCCGCCTCGTGCACGGCGAGTTGCCGAACCATGCCGACACTGTTCACGATGAAACGCCCGCCCACCGGCACCTCGAGCTCCCGCGCGGCGTCGTGCAGCGTCCACGCATCGACGCGCTGCACGCTCAGGCACTGATGCCGCCGCAGGTCGTCCGGTTCGCGCGGCTCACCCGCGCGCTCGAGATAGCGCGGCGACGCATACAGGTGATTGCGGAACGTCGCGAGCCGCCGCGCGACGAGTTGCGAATCGGCCGATTCGCCGATGCGGATCGCGACGTCGAATGGTTCGCTCACCAGGTCGACACGCCGCGACGTCAGTTCGAAATCGAACGTGAGCTTCGGGTAGCGGTTCGCGAATTCGACGATCAGCGGCGCCAGGTAGACCACCGCGAAATCGACCGGAAACGACGCGCGCAGCACGCCCGACGGTTCGGCCAGCAACTCGCCGAGCTGCTCGTGCGCGAGCCGCGCTTCGTCGACGATGCGTTTGCAGCGCTCGAAATACAGCTGCCCGGCTTCCGTGAGCTCGATCCGGCGCGTCGTGCGATGCAGCAGCCGCAAGCCGATCGCCTTTTCCAGCGCGCCGATGCGCCGCGACAGCGTCGAATTCGGCATCCCCAGCGCGTCGGCCGCGCTGCGAAAGCCCTTCGCCTTCACGACCTCCACGAACAGCGCCATGTCGTTCAGCAGTTCCACGCCACTGCTCCATCAATGGATCAATGTTATCCAAACTACCATATTTATCTCGAAAAGGAAGCAATGGATGATGTGTCCATGGCGGCGAGGCGCGCGCACGGTGCGCGGCCCGCGCCCGAGACGGCACCGCCCCGGTGCCGTTACCCGACCCTCGAGGAGCACGCACCATGGACGCATTGTTCACCCCGGCCCGTGTCGGCCGCTACACGCTGCAGAACCGCCTGGTCATGGCACCGATGACGCGCAGCCGCGCCGCGTTCGACGGCACGCCCGGCGCACTGGCCGCCGAGTACTACGCGCAGCGCGCGGATCTCGGCCTGATCGTCAGCGAAGGCACGCAGCCGTCGGACGACGGCCAGGGTTACCTGACGACGCCCGGCATCTACACCGATGCACACGTCGCCGGCTGGAAGGCGGTCAGCGAGCGCGTGCATGCGCGCGGCGCCCGCCTGTTCATCCAGCTGATGCACGTGGGGCGCATGTCGCATCCCGACAATACGCCGCATCATCGCCAGGGCGTCGCGCCTTCCGCGATCGCGCCGGGCGTGCCGATGTTCACGATGAAAGGGATGCAGGAGATTCCCGCGCCGCGCGCGCTGACGACGGACGAAGTGCGCGGCACCGTGAACGACTTCCGCTTCGCCGCGCGCCGCGCGATCGAGGCCGGCGCCGACGGCGTCGAGATCCACGGCGCGAACGGGTATCTGGTCCAGCAGTTCTTCGCGCCGAACGCGAACACGCGCAGCGACGCCTACGGCGGTTCAATCGAAAATCGTGCGCGCTTCGCGATCGAGGTTGCCGAGGCGATCGCCGACGAGATCGGCGCGGACCGCACCGCGATTCGCCTGTCGCCGGGCACCACGTTGTGGGGCATCGACGAAGGCGTGGAAGGGCCGGACCTGTATCGCTACCTGGCGACGCAGCTCGACCGGCTCGGCCTCGCGTACCTGCACGTGATGCACCAGGGCAACGAGCCGTTGCTCTCGGACCTGCGCGCGCGCTGGCGCGGCACGCTGATCGTGAACCGGCCGGGCCGCACGCGCGACGCGATCGGCACGGATGTCGCGACGGGTCTTGCCGATCTCGAAGCGTACGGCCAGATGGTGCTCGCGAATCCGGATTTCGTCACGCGGCTGAAGACGGGCGCACCGATGAACGACGCGCAGCGCGACACGTTCTTCGGCGGCGATGCGCGCGGGTATGTGGATTATCCGGCGTTGGACGGGGCGGCTGCGGCTTGACGCGATTACACGGGGCGATCGCTGCGACACGCCTGAACTGTTTCGCAGCTATCGCCGGTGAACCGCGCGATATCCGTCAAAGGCCGAACGTCTCATTGCTCGCCACCTGTCACGTTGGACGGAGCGATCCTGATGAGACTGTCGCACGCATGGCTCGTAGAGGGCGGCATCACGATGCATTGACCGGGAAGGCCACCGCAAGCTGCTGGAGCGGGTCCGCA
Proteins encoded in this region:
- a CDS encoding ABC transporter permease, with translation MTTPDATQRTRPLRSPLPRHVAAFTARAAALALLLVLLVRPMWLQGLFAPFADNGAPVIYDRASLLDLTLAHLGTVALSSLIGTIVAVAAGIFVTRPAGADFLPVARSVVDIGQTFPPVAVLALAVPAVGFGLKPVLIALVLYGLLPVFESTIAGLEDVPRDVVDAARGMGMSGWQQLVSVELPLAFPVIVNGIRLAVVINLGTATIGSTVAARGLGDVIIAGLQTSNTAFVLQGGVIVGLLAVLVSDAIGSIARVASARRA
- the arr gene encoding NAD(+)--rifampin ADP-ribosyltransferase → MAVLDTGPFFHGTKADLRIGDLLTAGFRSNYRDDVVMNHVYFTALPKGAGLAAEMAKGDGKPRVYIVEPTGAFENDPNVTDKKFPGNPTRSYRSTSPLKIVGELDHWEPYDPAFIQQLRIRIETGIGEIIN
- a CDS encoding lytic transglycosylase domain-containing protein, whose product is MRRRFFWLIVLSLGIAQQVSAQQTPAVPASAPDVLASAPAVASAPLANADDQPNEANRRITSYLTKKFGVAKERAAKLADIVSVTATKYSLPPALVYAIISIESRFQEKARGQHGATGLMQVVPSAHRGMLRNVKDLTEPNANVEAGSRILSSYVKAAGGNVQAGLKSYSGGSSAYAAKVMQRVDSFRFVLEPDDDAKAANETKARMVPVSESTSTSTSARNAQ
- a CDS encoding lysozyme inhibitor LprI family protein encodes the protein MRDTIRYATRLLAVAALASGAASAFAAVDCERQGPTMDAVRRCIVDNNNQEVERAYRSLERKTRQRNPDAAKQLAKSQASWHGFASDTCDYVKTANPQQMIPDDAWLNCWVDFSQARVRILKKWETQGDAPQPAQQ
- a CDS encoding LysR family transcriptional regulator, producing MELLNDMALFVEVVKAKGFRSAADALGMPNSTLSRRIGALEKAIGLRLLHRTTRRIELTEAGQLYFERCKRIVDEARLAHEQLGELLAEPSGVLRASFPVDFAVVYLAPLIVEFANRYPKLTFDFELTSRRVDLVSEPFDVAIRIGESADSQLVARRLATFRNHLYASPRYLERAGEPREPDDLRRHQCLSVQRVDAWTLHDAARELEVPVGGRFIVNSVGMVRQLAVHEAGIIQMPAEVVADDVAAGRLRRVLPDWEGAPVPVYAMTETRLLPAKTQVFIEYLRAHFAQA
- a CDS encoding alkene reductase, with amino-acid sequence MDALFTPARVGRYTLQNRLVMAPMTRSRAAFDGTPGALAAEYYAQRADLGLIVSEGTQPSDDGQGYLTTPGIYTDAHVAGWKAVSERVHARGARLFIQLMHVGRMSHPDNTPHHRQGVAPSAIAPGVPMFTMKGMQEIPAPRALTTDEVRGTVNDFRFAARRAIEAGADGVEIHGANGYLVQQFFAPNANTRSDAYGGSIENRARFAIEVAEAIADEIGADRTAIRLSPGTTLWGIDEGVEGPDLYRYLATQLDRLGLAYLHVMHQGNEPLLSDLRARWRGTLIVNRPGRTRDAIGTDVATGLADLEAYGQMVLANPDFVTRLKTGAPMNDAQRDTFFGGDARGYVDYPALDGAAAA